Proteins encoded by one window of Halobaculum halobium:
- a CDS encoding nucleoside phosphorylase: MSDRDPSDDSEDPNAEVQYHIEVGSDDVADTVLLPGNPERVDKVTALWDDHEEVGQHREYRTATGEYDGEPLSVTSTGIGSPSAAIAVEELARVGADTFIRVGSCGAIQEGMEVGDLVITSGAVRQEGTSKEYVREDYPAATDHEVVSALVAAAERLGYDYHVGITMSADSFYAGQGRPGFEGFEAAGSDALVEELREANVKNIEMEAAAIATIANVYGLRAGAVCTVYANRVTGEFRTEGESRAAECASLAAALLARMDEVKREAGVDRWHAGLSLE, encoded by the coding sequence ATGAGCGACCGCGACCCCAGCGACGACAGCGAAGACCCGAACGCAGAGGTCCAGTATCACATCGAGGTCGGCTCCGACGACGTGGCCGACACCGTCCTCCTCCCGGGCAACCCCGAGCGCGTCGACAAGGTGACCGCGCTGTGGGACGACCACGAGGAGGTGGGCCAACACCGCGAGTACCGCACCGCGACCGGCGAGTACGACGGCGAGCCGCTGTCGGTCACGTCGACCGGGATCGGCTCCCCCTCGGCGGCGATCGCCGTGGAGGAACTCGCGCGCGTCGGCGCGGACACCTTCATCCGCGTCGGCTCCTGTGGCGCCATCCAGGAGGGGATGGAGGTTGGCGATCTGGTGATCACGTCCGGGGCCGTCCGCCAGGAAGGGACGAGCAAGGAGTACGTCCGGGAGGACTACCCCGCGGCCACCGACCACGAGGTCGTCTCCGCGCTCGTGGCCGCCGCCGAGCGCCTGGGGTACGACTATCACGTCGGGATCACCATGTCGGCCGACTCCTTTTACGCCGGGCAGGGTCGCCCCGGGTTCGAGGGCTTCGAGGCCGCCGGCAGCGACGCGCTCGTCGAGGAACTGCGCGAGGCGAACGTGAAGAACATCGAGATGGAGGCCGCGGCGATCGCGACCATCGCGAACGTGTACGGCCTCCGCGCCGGCGCGGTCTGCACGGTGTACGCCAACCGCGTCACCGGCGAGTTCCGCACGGAAGGCGAGTCGCGCGCGGCTGAGTGCGCCAGCCTCGCGGCGGCGCTTTTGGCGCGGATGGACGAGGTGAAGCGCGAGGCGGGCGTCGACCGCTGGCACGCCGGCCTGTCGCTGGAGTAA
- a CDS encoding NAD(P)/FAD-dependent oxidoreductase, whose amino-acid sequence MSQQVVVVGAGYAGAGTVKAFEDAIEPGEAELTWVSDTDYHLVLHESHRVIRKPEVESKVAIPVEEIKDDDTDFVRGRVTEIDTDERVIHTRDGDEIDYDYALVAVGSATAFFGIDGLREHALTLKTLDDAREIHQAVKTAGQEATTTDPAKVLVGGAGLSGIQSAGEIAEYRDDHKAPIDIEIVEGLDSVFPNNDPEVQGAIQKRLNQKDIAVSTGEFISKVDENAVYLGGAESEYYGEDGEGDAPETDEIDFSNDLVMDYDVLLWTGGITGQPEVEEFHLDADERSNRVYAESTFETSDDRVFAIGDTALVDQGDDDLAPPTAQAAWQAAEVAGENLARAVRGAPLKSWRHEDKGTLISIGEEAVAHDVKAPGFTIPVNTFGGPAAKALKKAVASRWIADVSGYGRALNAWNDM is encoded by the coding sequence ATGAGCCAACAGGTCGTCGTCGTCGGGGCCGGGTACGCCGGTGCCGGGACGGTGAAAGCGTTCGAAGACGCGATCGAACCGGGTGAGGCCGAACTGACGTGGGTGTCGGACACCGATTACCACCTCGTGCTCCACGAGTCCCACCGGGTCATCCGCAAGCCCGAGGTCGAGTCCAAGGTCGCCATCCCGGTCGAAGAGATCAAAGACGACGACACGGACTTCGTCCGGGGTCGCGTCACCGAGATCGACACCGACGAGCGCGTGATCCACACCCGCGACGGCGACGAGATCGACTACGACTACGCCCTCGTCGCCGTCGGGTCGGCGACGGCGTTCTTCGGCATCGACGGGCTGCGCGAGCACGCGCTCACGCTCAAGACGCTCGACGACGCCCGCGAGATCCACCAGGCGGTCAAGACCGCCGGGCAGGAGGCGACCACCACCGACCCCGCGAAGGTGCTCGTCGGCGGCGCCGGTCTCTCAGGGATCCAGTCGGCCGGCGAGATCGCGGAGTACCGCGACGACCACAAGGCGCCGATCGACATCGAGATCGTCGAGGGGCTCGACTCCGTGTTCCCGAACAACGACCCCGAGGTGCAAGGCGCGATCCAGAAGCGCCTGAACCAGAAGGACATCGCCGTCTCCACCGGCGAGTTCATCTCGAAGGTCGACGAGAACGCGGTTTACCTGGGCGGCGCAGAGTCGGAGTACTACGGCGAGGACGGCGAGGGTGACGCGCCCGAGACCGACGAGATCGACTTCTCGAACGACCTCGTGATGGACTACGACGTGCTGCTGTGGACCGGCGGCATCACGGGCCAGCCCGAGGTCGAGGAGTTCCACCTCGACGCCGACGAGCGATCCAACCGCGTGTACGCCGAGTCCACGTTCGAGACGAGCGACGACCGGGTGTTCGCCATCGGCGACACCGCGCTGGTCGACCAGGGCGACGACGACCTCGCTCCGCCGACCGCCCAGGCCGCCTGGCAGGCCGCAGAAGTCGCCGGCGAGAACCTCGCCCGCGCCGTCCGTGGCGCTCCCCTGAAGTCGTGGCGCCACGAGGACAAGGGGACGCTCATCTCGATCGGCGAGGAGGCGGTCGCCCACGACGTGAAGGCGCCCGGATTCACGATCCCCGTGAACACCTTCGGCGGCCCGGCCGCCAAGGCGCTGAAGAAGGCCGTCGCGAGCCGCTGGATCGCGGACGTCTCCGGGTACGGGCGCGCGCTCAACGCCTGGAACGACATGTGA
- a CDS encoding HTH domain-containing protein translates to MSSIELTDSQRKILNELVNLYREEEDAVKGETIADAVGRNAGTIRNQMQSLKALQLVEGVPGPKGGYKPTANAFEALDLQNLDEPASTPLFHEGERLDNVNVQEINLTSVHHPELCRAEIHVQGSVRDFHEGDSVSVGPTPLSKLVIDGTVDGKDDTASVLILKIDGMEAPSEPPEH, encoded by the coding sequence ATGTCGTCCATCGAGCTCACCGACAGTCAGCGGAAGATCCTCAACGAACTGGTCAACCTCTACCGTGAGGAGGAAGACGCCGTCAAGGGAGAGACGATCGCGGACGCCGTCGGCCGCAACGCCGGCACGATCCGCAACCAGATGCAGAGCCTGAAGGCCCTCCAGTTGGTGGAGGGGGTACCCGGGCCGAAGGGTGGCTACAAGCCGACGGCAAACGCGTTCGAGGCGCTGGACCTCCAGAACCTGGACGAGCCCGCGTCGACGCCGCTGTTCCACGAGGGGGAACGGCTCGACAACGTGAACGTCCAAGAGATCAACCTCACGTCGGTCCACCACCCGGAGCTGTGCCGCGCGGAGATCCACGTCCAGGGGTCGGTGCGCGACTTCCACGAGGGCGACTCCGTCAGCGTCGGGCCGACGCCGCTGTCGAAACTAGTGATCGACGGCACGGTCGACGGGAAAGACGACACCGCCTCCGTCCTCATTCTCAAGATCGACGGGATGGAGGCGCCCTCGGAGCCGCCCGAGCACTGA